From a region of the Helianthus annuus cultivar XRQ/B chromosome 5, HanXRQr2.0-SUNRISE, whole genome shotgun sequence genome:
- the LOC110941073 gene encoding probable beta-D-xylosidase 7 produces the protein MTPIALLFAMMMAIAVSAAEPPFSCAHTPPPYPFCNTTLPISERANDVVSRLTLDEKVLQLVNGAPEIPRLGISAYEWWSEALHGVSRHGKGVTFNGTITASTMFPQVILTAASFDSRLWYRIAQAIGVEGRALFNEGQARGLTFWAPNINVLRDPRWGRGQETPGEDPLVVGDYSVSYVRGIQGDTFEGGTNSDILQASACCKHFVANDLDNWKTFDRYNFNANITQQDLADTFLPPFQKCVQQGQATGIMCAYNRVNGVPNCADYNLLTKTARQAWSFKGYIASDCDAVAIMHDVQGYSKLPEDAVASVLKAGMDVNCGSYLKKYTKSAVQMNKLTEEEVDRALENLFTIRMRLGLFNGNPKTGIYGSIGPEQVCSIEHQTLALEAARSGIVLLKNSPNSLPLSKTETTSIAVIGPNGNTTGTLLGNYEGLACKNITVLQALENYVENTQFHQGCVDSVNCTSVDIDEAVGVAKEVDFVILVMGLDQSQEREKHDRLELGLPGKQEDLVLAVAQAAKNPVILVLVCGGPVDVSFAKSEAKIGSILWAGYPGEAGGTALAEIIFGDHNPGGRLPMTWYPKEFSNVAMTDMRMRPDPSSGYPGRTYRFYTGETVYNFGYGLSYSTHSYKFVSGTKNKIFINRNQASHITPSGEVLVSRVGVELCEKAKFTVVVVVQNHGQASNHTVLLFGKWGGKDSNGHLNKQLVGFQRVSLGAMGRRDVKFVVRPCEHFSRANEDGLMVMEAGSHSLVVEDEEYIIDIVM, from the exons ATGACGCCAATTGCTCTCCTGTTCGCCATGATGATGGCGATCGCTGTATCGGCAGCGGAGCCTCCGTTTTCATGCGCACATACACCGCCGCCATACCCATTCTGCAACACCACTCTACCGATATCCGAACGCGCTAACGACGTCGTTTCACGGCTTACCTTAGACGAGAAAGTATTACAGTTGGTGAACGGAGCACCGGAGATTCCTCGCCTTGGGATCTCCGCCTATGAGTGGTGGTCGGAGGCCTTGCACGGCGTCTCTAGGCACGGCAAGGGTGTCACATTTAACGGAACCATTACCGCCTCCACCATGTTTCCTCAGGTTATTTTAACGGCCGCTTCTTTTGACTCACGTCTCTGGTACCGCATCGCTCAG GCAATTGGGGTAGAAGGAAGAGCACTGTTCAATGAGGGTCAAGCAAGAGGGCTAACATTTTGGGCACCAAACATCAATGTGTTAAGAGACCCAAGATGGGGAAGAGGACAGGAGACACCCGGTGAAGATCCATTAGTGGTCGGAGACTATTCGGTTTCATACGTCAGAGGGATTCAAGGCGACACCTTTGAAGGCGGAACAAATTCTGATATCCTGCAAGCTTCCGCTTGCTGCAAACACTTCGTTGCTAATGATCTAGATAACTGGAAAACCTTTGATCGTTACAACTTCAACGCCAAT ATAACTCAACAAGATCTAGCAGATACTTTCTTACCACCATTTCAGAAATGTGTACAACAAGGGCAAGCCACTGGGATCATGTGCGCTTACAATCGAGTGAACGGTGTACCAAATTGTGCTGATTACAAccttttgaccaaaacagctcGACAAGCTTGGAGTTTTAAAGG GTACATTGCCTCTGATTGTGATGCAGTTGCCATTATGCATGATGTTCAAGGATACTCCAAATTACCCGAAGATGCCGTTGCCAGTGTTCTTAAAGCAGGGATGGATGTCAACTGTGGTTCATATCTGAAGAAATACACCAAATCAGCAGTCCAAATGAACAAATTAACAGAAGAAGAAGTAGATAGAGCTCTAGAGAATCTATTTACAATCAGAATGAGATTAGGCTTGTTCAATGGGAACCCAAAAACCGGCATTTATGGCAGCATCGGACCCGAACAAGTGTGTTCCATAGAACACCAGACCCTAGCCCTTGAAGCCGCCCGTAGCGGGATCGTGTTGCTGAAAAACTCACCTAATAGTCTCCCActttcaaaaacggaaaccacgTCAATTGCTGTCATTGGACCTAATGGTAACACCACCGGAACATTGCTCGGTAACTACGAGGGTTTGGCGTGCAAAAACATCACGGTTCTTCAAGCACTCGAAAACTATGTGGAAAACACACAGTTCCACCAGGGGTGTGTTGATTCTGTGAATTGCACATCTGTCGACATCGATGAAGCTGTGGGAGTAGCAAAAGAGGTTGATTTTGTGATTTTGGTGATGGGTTTGGATCAGAGTCAAGAAAGGGAGAAACATGATCGGCTCGAACTGGGTCTTCCCGGGAAGCAAGAGGATCTTGTTTTGGCTGTGGCTCAAGCCGCTAAAAATCCGGttattttggttttggtttgtgGCGGTCCGGTGGATGTTTCGTTTGCTAAAAGTGAGGCAAAAATTGGGAGTATTTTGTGGGCTGGTTACCCTGGTGAAGCTGGTGGGACCGCACTTGCTGAAATCATTTTTGGTGACCATAATCCAG GAGGAAGATTACCAATGACATGGTATCCCAAAGAATTTTCAAATGTAGCAATGACGGATATGCGAATGAGGCCCGATCCGTCATCGGGCTACCCGGGACGTACATACCGATTCTACACCGGGGAAACGGTTTACAATTTTGGATATGGGCTTAGCTACTCAACCCATTCCTACAAGTTTGTTTCGGGTACCaaaaacaagatttttattaacaGGAACCAAGCATCGCATATCACCCCCTCCGGTGAAGTGTTGGTTTCAAGGGTTGGGGTGGAGTTGTGTGAGAAAGCGAAGTTCACAGTGGTGGTTGTGGTCCAGAACCATGGGCAGGCGAGTAACCACACGGTGTTATTATTTGGAAAGTGGGGTGGTAAGGATTCGAACGGACATTTGAACAAACAGTTGGTGGGGTTTCAGAGAGTGAGTTTAGGAGCAATGGGAAGACGTGACGTTAAGTTCGTTGTGAGGCCTTGTGAGCACTTTAGTAGGGCTAATGAAGATGGGTTGATGGTTATGGAAGCAGGGTCTCATTCACTTGTTGTGGAAGATGAAGAGTATATCATTGATATTGTAATGTGA